Proteins found in one Acidobacteriota bacterium genomic segment:
- a CDS encoding sugar transferase: protein MMQRKYRIARLVYALVETAVTVVSFLLAYVIRDHLPLAYFGELFPLRDYLGLLLVVVLLWNGLALLIQQQPALSASDRLGVVKETALLVFLGGVLISAAIFVLKYQFISRPFILIFVLVNLLFLLAFRLYAARGVSRFGRLVSGDRNLLIVGSGDRAARVATVLEEAEAWGYHLVGIVPESPDTPPDSRLGGYPRIPLSQFGEAIKRHTVDEVIFVVSKDALAGLEEIFLLCEEEGVKTRVMLSFFPHVTSKVYLEALQDLPLLTFTTTPQNDYLLLVKNGIDLVLACSLLVLTAPLFALIALSIKVTSRGPIIFKQVRCGLGGREFVFYKFRSMVENAEAAQGQLQHLNEMSGPVFKIGKDPRCTPVGRLLRKFSLDELPQLFNILKGDMSFVGPRPPLPREVENYQRWQRRRLRMKPGLTCLWQVRGRNEIDFDEWMKLDLHYIDNWSLLLDVKIALKTIPIVLLGKGT, encoded by the coding sequence ATGATGCAGCGCAAGTACCGCATCGCCCGGCTGGTTTACGCCCTGGTGGAGACGGCAGTCACGGTGGTCTCCTTCCTGCTGGCTTATGTGATTCGAGACCATCTGCCCCTGGCCTACTTCGGAGAGTTGTTTCCCCTCCGCGACTACCTGGGACTGCTGCTGGTGGTGGTCCTGTTGTGGAACGGGTTGGCTCTACTGATTCAGCAGCAGCCGGCGCTCTCGGCCAGCGACAGGCTGGGTGTGGTCAAGGAAACGGCGCTGCTGGTCTTTCTGGGTGGGGTCCTCATCAGCGCGGCCATTTTCGTGCTGAAATACCAGTTCATCAGCCGGCCCTTCATCCTGATATTCGTTCTGGTCAACTTGCTTTTCCTGCTGGCCTTCCGACTGTATGCGGCCAGGGGGGTCAGCCGGTTCGGCCGTCTGGTGTCGGGAGACCGGAATCTCCTGATCGTGGGCAGCGGTGACCGCGCCGCACGGGTTGCGACCGTTCTGGAGGAAGCCGAGGCCTGGGGGTATCACCTGGTCGGCATTGTGCCGGAATCTCCCGACACCCCGCCCGATTCCCGGCTCGGAGGCTATCCCAGGATTCCGCTCTCCCAATTCGGCGAGGCCATCAAGAGGCATACCGTCGATGAAGTCATTTTCGTGGTATCCAAGGATGCCCTGGCGGGACTGGAGGAAATCTTTCTCCTGTGCGAGGAAGAGGGCGTCAAGACCAGGGTCATGCTCAGCTTCTTTCCCCACGTGACGTCCAAGGTCTACCTGGAGGCCTTGCAGGACCTGCCCCTGCTGACCTTCACCACCACGCCCCAAAACGACTACCTGCTCCTGGTCAAGAACGGCATCGACCTGGTGCTGGCCTGCAGCCTATTGGTGTTGACGGCGCCCCTCTTTGCCTTGATCGCACTATCGATCAAGGTCACCTCAAGAGGGCCGATTATCTTCAAGCAGGTCCGCTGCGGGTTGGGGGGACGGGAGTTCGTCTTCTACAAGTTCCGGTCCATGGTCGAAAACGCCGAAGCTGCCCAGGGGCAGTTGCAACATCTCAACGAGATGTCGGGACCGGTTTTCAAGATCGGCAAGGATCCCCGCTGCACGCCGGTGGGCCGCCTCCTGCGCAAGTTCAGCCTGGATGAGCTTCCCCAGCTCTTCAACATCCTGAAGGGAGACATGTCTTTCGTGGGGCCGCGCCCGCCACTCCCGCGAGAGGTGGAAAACTACCAGCGCTGGCAGCGTCGAAGGCTTCGGATGAAACCGGGACTTACCTGTTTGTGGCAGGTTCGCGGCAGAAACGAGATCGATTTCGACGAGTGGATGAAGTTGGACCTGCACTATATCGACAACTGGTCCCTGCTGCTGGACGTCAAGATCGCCTTGAAGACCATTCCGATTGTGCTGCTGGGGAAGGGAACCTGA
- a CDS encoding 7-cyano-7-deazaguanine synthase: MTAVSSRGRKHRRACVLISGGLDSCVLLAHLAEQGWELTPLYVRAGLVWERIELIWLRRFLARLNYSGIQPLRQLSLPVEDTYQSHWSTTGQAVPGAHSEDSAVYLPGRNLLLLSKAAVYCSLNRIGVIALGLLKGNPFPDATPAFLRGFERLASDALTHPLEILTPFRNLSKTEVVQLGTGLPLELTFSCIRPVGEKHCGGCNKCAERRRSFLEAGVQDRTDYHRLPGLEIRAGSVRGDQAD; encoded by the coding sequence ATGACCGCGGTCAGTTCAAGAGGACGGAAGCATCGCCGGGCCTGTGTGCTGATCAGTGGCGGGCTGGATAGCTGCGTTCTGTTGGCCCACCTTGCCGAACAGGGCTGGGAGCTCACACCCCTTTATGTCCGGGCCGGCCTGGTCTGGGAAAGGATCGAGCTGATATGGCTCCGGAGGTTTCTGGCCCGACTGAACTATTCCGGAATCCAACCCCTGAGGCAGCTCAGTCTTCCGGTCGAGGACACCTACCAATCCCATTGGAGCACCACCGGCCAGGCCGTTCCGGGAGCTCATTCCGAGGATAGCGCCGTCTATCTGCCGGGCCGCAACCTCCTTCTCCTCTCCAAGGCCGCGGTCTATTGCTCGCTTAACCGGATCGGCGTCATCGCTTTGGGGCTGTTGAAGGGGAACCCCTTCCCCGACGCCACCCCGGCCTTTCTTCGCGGTTTTGAACGTTTGGCAAGCGACGCTCTAACCCATCCACTGGAGATTCTCACTCCGTTCAGAAATCTCTCAAAAACAGAGGTGGTCCAACTGGGCACGGGGCTGCCCCTGGAGTTGACGTTCTCCTGTATCCGCCCGGTTGGGGAAAAACACTGCGGCGGTTGCAACAAGTGCGCCGAGCGCCGGCGCTCCTTCCTCGAGGCGGGCGTGCAGGACCGGACCGATTACCACCGGCTGCCCGGATTGGAGATCCGGGCGGGCTCCGTCCGGGGGGATCAGGCGGACTGA
- a CDS encoding pitrilysin family protein, with amino-acid sequence MQSPRTISLSSRPLAMILAGVVLFALVLWTGSTAAAAPVPVRPQDSSLPEGMERVTSVEGITEYRLDNGLRILLFPDPSKPTITVNITYLVGSLHESYGETGMAHLLEHLVFKGTPRHPNIPQELTEHGARPNGTTWFDRTNYFETFRATDKNLDWALDLEADRMINSFIAKKDLDSEMTVVRNEFERGENNPVRILMQRTLASAFLWHNYGKSTIGARSDIENVSIDRLKAFYRKYYQPDNAVLLVAGKFEVASTLALIAKKFGPIPRPTRRLQKPYTSEPTQDGERTVTLRRVGDVQLLMAAYHIPAGSHPDFAALDLLTHILSDTPSGRLHKTLVETKKASRVYGFNFQLHDPGVVLLGAEVRQQDSLEQARQAYLSTVEDIRREPPKAEEVERARTQLLKNIDLALNDVNRVGLSLSEWVAMGDWRLFFLHRDRIRKVTPEDVHRAASTYLKSSNRTLGQFVPTEDPDRAEIPQRPDVAAMLKDYKGDAAVAAGEAFDPSPGNIESRVQRLSIGSNLKLALLPKKTRGSTVVANIRLHFGNEKSLMHKNIIAGLTGSMLMRGTAGRTRQEIQDALDRLKATGRVSGGATGASASMETVKENLPEVLRLVGEVFRQASFPEGEFNTLKEERLAAIEQQMSNPQAIAASTFARHGNTYPKGHVNYSPTFDERIDSIKSATLEEVKGFHRDFYGASDGEVAISGDFETDSIVEVLKEIFPDWSSPGAYQRVENPYQEIAPANRSVETPDKANAVFIAGMPLAVSDSHPDYPALVLGNYMLGGGFLNSRLAVRIRQKEGLSYGVRAYLEARAKDEHGAFSTWAIAAPQNIERVEAAFREEVERALTDGFTAKEIAAAKSGYLQSRQVSRSQDNRLAGTMASRLFQGRTLAWDEDFERKIDALTADQILSALGRHLDLDKMTIVKAGDFAAAAKK; translated from the coding sequence ATGCAGTCTCCCAGAACAATCTCCCTCTCTTCCAGACCCCTTGCCATGATTTTGGCGGGCGTGGTCTTGTTCGCCCTGGTTTTGTGGACGGGGTCCACCGCTGCCGCGGCGCCGGTTCCCGTGCGGCCGCAAGACTCCAGCCTGCCGGAAGGAATGGAGCGGGTGACTTCGGTCGAAGGAATCACCGAATACCGCCTGGACAATGGGCTTCGGATTCTGCTCTTTCCCGACCCCTCCAAGCCCACCATTACCGTGAATATCACCTACCTGGTGGGATCCCTGCACGAGAGTTACGGTGAGACCGGGATGGCCCACCTGCTGGAGCACCTGGTCTTCAAGGGCACTCCGCGGCACCCCAACATCCCGCAGGAACTGACCGAGCATGGAGCCCGCCCCAACGGCACTACCTGGTTCGACCGGACCAACTATTTCGAAACCTTCAGAGCTACCGACAAAAATCTGGATTGGGCACTGGATCTGGAAGCCGACCGCATGATCAATTCCTTCATCGCCAAGAAGGACCTGGACAGCGAAATGACGGTGGTCCGCAACGAGTTTGAGCGCGGGGAAAACAATCCGGTCCGCATCCTGATGCAGCGCACGCTGGCCTCTGCTTTTCTCTGGCACAACTACGGCAAGTCCACTATCGGCGCCCGCTCCGACATCGAAAACGTCTCCATTGACCGCTTGAAGGCTTTCTATCGCAAGTACTACCAGCCCGATAATGCCGTCCTGCTGGTGGCCGGAAAGTTCGAGGTCGCCAGCACCCTGGCCTTGATTGCCAAGAAATTCGGTCCCATTCCCCGCCCGACCCGACGACTGCAGAAACCCTATACCTCCGAGCCCACCCAGGATGGCGAACGCACGGTAACGCTGCGTCGGGTGGGCGACGTGCAGTTGCTGATGGCCGCCTACCACATTCCAGCGGGATCCCACCCCGACTTTGCCGCCCTGGATCTCCTGACCCATATCCTCTCCGATACACCCTCGGGGCGTTTGCACAAGACACTGGTCGAAACCAAGAAGGCCAGCCGAGTCTACGGCTTCAACTTTCAATTACACGACCCGGGAGTTGTGCTGTTGGGCGCCGAAGTGCGCCAGCAGGATTCGCTGGAGCAGGCCCGGCAGGCCTACCTGAGCACGGTCGAGGACATCCGGCGGGAACCGCCCAAGGCTGAGGAGGTCGAGCGGGCGCGGACGCAACTGCTGAAGAACATCGATCTGGCTCTCAACGACGTGAATCGAGTGGGTTTGAGCCTGAGTGAATGGGTAGCCATGGGTGACTGGCGCCTTTTCTTCCTCCATCGGGACCGCATCAGAAAAGTGACGCCTGAAGATGTGCACCGGGCGGCGTCCACTTATCTGAAGTCATCCAACCGAACCCTGGGGCAATTCGTCCCCACCGAGGATCCGGACAGGGCCGAAATCCCCCAACGCCCCGACGTCGCAGCCATGCTCAAGGACTACAAGGGGGACGCCGCCGTCGCCGCGGGTGAGGCATTCGATCCGTCACCCGGTAACATCGAGTCTCGAGTGCAACGACTGTCGATCGGATCCAACCTGAAACTGGCGCTGCTTCCCAAGAAAACGCGCGGGAGCACGGTCGTCGCCAACATAAGACTTCATTTCGGCAACGAGAAGAGCCTGATGCATAAGAACATCATCGCGGGATTGACCGGATCGATGCTCATGCGAGGCACGGCGGGGCGCACCAGGCAGGAGATCCAGGATGCACTGGATCGGCTCAAGGCGACAGGCCGCGTCTCGGGAGGCGCGACCGGCGCCTCCGCATCGATGGAGACTGTCAAGGAGAATCTTCCCGAAGTCCTGCGGCTGGTCGGGGAAGTGTTTCGCCAGGCTTCCTTTCCGGAAGGGGAGTTCAACACGCTCAAGGAGGAACGACTGGCCGCCATAGAGCAGCAGATGAGCAATCCCCAAGCGATTGCCGCGAGCACCTTTGCGCGCCACGGCAATACTTATCCCAAGGGGCATGTCAACTATTCGCCCACCTTTGACGAGCGAATTGACTCCATCAAGTCTGCAACTCTGGAGGAGGTGAAAGGATTCCACCGGGACTTCTACGGCGCCTCAGACGGAGAAGTGGCCATATCGGGGGACTTCGAAACCGACAGCATCGTTGAGGTCCTGAAGGAGATCTTTCCCGATTGGAGCAGCCCCGGTGCTTACCAGAGAGTTGAAAACCCCTATCAGGAAATCGCCCCGGCCAACCGTTCGGTAGAGACGCCCGACAAGGCCAACGCAGTCTTCATCGCCGGAATGCCCCTGGCTGTCAGCGACAGCCACCCCGACTACCCGGCGCTGGTGTTGGGCAACTACATGCTGGGCGGCGGATTTCTCAACTCTCGCCTGGCGGTGCGCATTCGCCAGAAAGAGGGGCTCAGCTACGGGGTTCGAGCCTATCTGGAAGCGCGAGCCAAGGACGAGCACGGTGCCTTCAGCACCTGGGCGATTGCGGCGCCGCAAAATATCGAAAGAGTGGAAGCGGCCTTCCGGGAGGAGGTTGAGCGGGCGCTCACCGACGGGTTCACCGCCAAGGAAATTGCGGCAGCCAAGTCGGGGTACCTGCAGTCCCGCCAGGTGAGCCGATCTCAGGACAACCGCCTGGCCGGCACCATGGCCAGTCGCCTTTTTCAGGGTCGAACGCTGGCCTGGGACGAGGACTTCGAGCGGAAGATCGATGCTCTCACCGCGGACCAGATCCTATCCGCCCTCGGACGCCACCTGGACCTGGACAAGATGACCATCGTCAAGGCAGGAGACTTCGCCGCGGCTGCCAAGAAGTAG
- a CDS encoding methyltransferase domain-containing protein — MSPLIDCPSSRGPLQQAMGRVRPFWDQNRIFLSQVLSSFGTVGAIAPSSPLLAKAIVQPLQDRPERPIAVLEVGAGTGVFTARILKSLIPGDRLDIYESNPRFCRYLSRFLQNQDLHARGVRCNLHNADVRQLEQARPYDFIVCGLPFNSFDVQTVDEILEILMNHLTARGVFVYFEYSLSPGVRSRFLKAADRDRLRKVNSRIGRFARQHQFDCRQVWWNLPPAKARYCRKGSDGSGLPEMNRDKEPVAPLVKN; from the coding sequence GTGAGTCCTTTGATCGACTGCCCCTCCAGCCGCGGTCCATTGCAACAGGCCATGGGGAGAGTCAGACCTTTTTGGGACCAGAATCGGATTTTTCTTTCCCAGGTCCTGTCCAGTTTCGGCACCGTGGGAGCCATCGCCCCCAGCTCACCGCTTCTGGCCAAGGCAATTGTCCAACCCCTTCAGGACCGGCCGGAACGCCCCATTGCGGTCCTGGAAGTGGGAGCCGGCACCGGGGTCTTCACCGCCCGGATCCTCAAGTCTCTGATCCCCGGAGACCGGCTGGACATCTACGAGTCGAACCCCAGGTTCTGCCGGTATTTGAGTCGCTTCCTTCAAAATCAGGACCTCCACGCCCGGGGCGTCCGATGCAACCTCCACAATGCCGACGTGCGTCAATTGGAGCAGGCACGGCCTTACGATTTCATCGTCTGCGGACTTCCCTTCAACAGTTTCGATGTTCAGACGGTCGATGAAATCCTGGAGATCCTGATGAACCACCTGACCGCCAGGGGCGTGTTTGTCTATTTCGAATACTCCCTGTCCCCCGGCGTCAGGAGCCGCTTTCTCAAGGCCGCGGACCGCGACCGGCTCCGGAAGGTCAACTCGAGGATTGGCAGGTTTGCCCGACAACACCAGTTCGACTGCCGCCAGGTGTGGTGGAATCTCCCGCCCGCCAAAGCCCGCTATTGCCGCAAAGGCTCTGACGGCAGCGGTTTGCCGGAGATGAATCGCGACAAGGAGCCAGTGGCACCGCTTGTCAAGAATTGA